In Cellvibrio polysaccharolyticus, a genomic segment contains:
- a CDS encoding GNAT family N-acetyltransferase has product MSNNPEIIVTPVKQEDYEQWLPYWKGYQEFYKVQLADNVTATTWQRFFDEKVPVYCAVAREGETILGFAHYLFHDSTWGINNYCYLEDLFVNPATRGKHIGKKLIEYVKEKAAEKNSDRLYWHTQETNKTAQRLYDWVADKPGIIEYRIDF; this is encoded by the coding sequence ATGAGCAACAACCCGGAAATTATCGTTACACCCGTAAAGCAGGAAGACTACGAGCAATGGTTGCCCTACTGGAAAGGCTACCAGGAATTTTACAAAGTCCAACTCGCGGATAACGTCACCGCAACCACCTGGCAGCGCTTCTTTGATGAAAAGGTGCCGGTGTACTGCGCCGTCGCAAGGGAAGGGGAAACCATCCTCGGTTTTGCCCACTACTTATTCCACGATTCCACCTGGGGAATCAATAACTACTGCTACCTGGAAGATCTGTTCGTCAACCCGGCCACCCGCGGCAAACACATCGGCAAAAAATTGATTGAATACGTAAAAGAAAAAGCCGCCGAAAAAAACAGCGACCGCCTTTACTGGCACACCCAGGAAACCAACAAAACCGCACAGCGGTTGTATGACTGGGTGGCGGATAAACCAGGGATTATTGAGTACAGAATTGATTTTTAA
- a CDS encoding NAD(P)H-dependent oxidoreductase, with amino-acid sequence MKNVLIINAHQFYEGISAGRLNTTLVGVIQEEMEKFGCSVQHTAIEQGYDVDAEVQKHLWADLIILQSPVYWFNTPWIYKKYVDEVFTAAMLSGHFITGDGRTREDSSKQYGTGGTLRGKKYMLSLTWNAPREAFGDKSQLLFEGKTVDEVFMQNTANYKFCGVEILPSFSCHDVMKIPEINSDIMRLRKQISAIL; translated from the coding sequence ATGAAAAACGTTTTAATCATTAACGCACATCAGTTTTATGAGGGAATCTCCGCCGGAAGGCTGAACACAACATTGGTCGGTGTTATTCAGGAAGAAATGGAAAAATTCGGTTGCAGCGTTCAGCACACCGCCATCGAACAAGGCTACGACGTTGACGCCGAAGTGCAAAAGCATCTCTGGGCAGACCTCATTATTTTGCAATCGCCGGTTTACTGGTTTAACACGCCCTGGATTTATAAAAAGTATGTGGATGAAGTATTCACTGCGGCCATGTTGAGTGGCCACTTTATTACCGGTGACGGCAGAACACGCGAAGACTCCAGCAAACAATACGGCACCGGCGGCACACTGCGAGGTAAAAAATACATGTTGTCCCTAACATGGAATGCTCCGAGAGAAGCGTTTGGGGATAAAAGTCAATTGTTGTTTGAGGGAAAAACCGTAGATGAAGTATTTATGCAAAATACCGCCAATTACAAATTCTGTGGCGTAGAAATTTTGCCGTCTTTTTCATGCCATGACGTCATGAAAATTCCCGAAATAAATTCGGATATTATGCGTTTAAGAAAACAAATTTCAGCTATTTTATAA
- a CDS encoding cold-shock protein, producing the protein MSKTTTGTVKWFNEAKGFGFIQQESGPDVFAHFSAISGSGFKTLVEGQRVSFTVTQGQKGPQAENIQAI; encoded by the coding sequence ATGTCTAAAACTACTACTGGCACTGTAAAATGGTTTAACGAAGCTAAAGGTTTCGGTTTCATTCAACAAGAATCCGGCCCGGACGTTTTCGCTCACTTCAGCGCCATTTCTGGCTCAGGCTTCAAAACCCTGGTTGAAGGTCAGCGCGTAAGCTTCACCGTTACTCAAGGCCAAAAAGGCCCACAGGCTGAAAACATCCAGGCTATCTGA
- a CDS encoding YciI family protein, translating to MKFLCLAYGAEKDWQELSDQQQREFLAEDDALRQGGALVSAVSQEVTTVTAWSGSPVTSRESFAQPGLPLAGFSIIEAADIREAVKMVSGTPCARAKGAIEIRALSDQ from the coding sequence ATGAAATTTTTATGTTTGGCTTATGGTGCAGAAAAAGATTGGCAGGAACTGAGTGACCAGCAACAACGGGAATTTTTAGCGGAAGACGATGCATTACGTCAAGGCGGGGCGCTGGTATCAGCCGTATCACAAGAGGTCACCACCGTTACCGCGTGGAGCGGATCACCGGTAACCTCGCGTGAAAGCTTTGCCCAACCCGGCCTGCCGTTGGCAGGGTTTTCTATTATTGAAGCGGCCGATATTCGCGAAGCTGTGAAAATGGTCTCCGGTACGCCCTGTGCGCGAGCAAAAGGAGCCATTGAAATCAGAGCCCTGTCGGATCAATAG
- a CDS encoding NAD(P)H-dependent oxidoreductase produces the protein MNSIEDKNNELSLEKKSLSRRELLANTALIGAGLVVSNLAGAATPQNFNAAEIPKRNIRKNKSENVLIINAHQIYKGISAGRLNTTLVGVIQEEMEKFGCSVQHTAIEQGYNIDAEVQKHLWADLIILQSPVYWFNTPWIYKKYVDEVFTAAMLSGKFITGDGRTREDSSKQYGTGGTLQGKKYMVSLTWNAPEESFGDKNQRLFEGKTVDDVFVQNTANYKFCGVEILPSFSCHDVMKNPKIDADIARLRKQLSAIFTNA, from the coding sequence ATGAACAGTATAGAAGATAAGAATAATGAACTTTCATTAGAAAAAAAATCTTTAAGCCGTCGCGAACTTTTAGCCAATACCGCATTGATAGGTGCGGGGTTAGTGGTTAGCAACCTTGCAGGGGCGGCAACGCCTCAAAATTTTAATGCAGCAGAAATCCCCAAAAGAAATATTCGTAAAAACAAGTCAGAAAATGTTTTGATAATTAATGCCCATCAAATTTATAAAGGAATCTCCGCCGGAAGGCTGAACACAACATTGGTCGGTGTTATTCAGGAAGAAATGGAAAAATTCGGTTGCAGCGTTCAGCACACCGCCATCGAACAAGGCTACAACATTGACGCTGAAGTGCAAAAGCATCTCTGGGCAGACCTCATTATTTTGCAATCGCCGGTTTACTGGTTTAACACGCCCTGGATTTATAAAAAATACGTGGATGAAGTATTCACTGCGGCCATGTTGAGTGGAAAATTTATTACCGGTGACGGCAGAACACGCGAAGACTCCAGCAAACAATACGGCACTGGCGGCACCCTGCAAGGTAAAAAATACATGGTATCGCTCACCTGGAATGCACCGGAAGAATCCTTTGGCGATAAAAACCAGCGGTTGTTTGAAGGTAAAACCGTAGATGACGTTTTTGTGCAAAACACCGCTAATTACAAATTTTGTGGCGTAGAAATTTTACCGTCGTTTTCATGCCATGACGTTATGAAAAATCCGAAAATTGATGCTGACATTGCACGTTTGCGCAAACAGCTTTCAGCCATTTTTACAAACGCTTGA
- the msrA gene encoding peptide-methionine (S)-S-oxide reductase MsrA, giving the protein MRLSSCFNILIGFTLLFGASVQAAPDTMPATRHLDSLVVGAGCFWGVEKRFEAMEGVVDAVSGYADGRGVKPTYKDITRRANQHNPDNHAEVVQITFNPAVISAQTLLQRYFEMHDPTQLNRQGNDIGTQYRSIILTNSDQQAEVAQQVLAAYQPLLTQAGYGSITTVIKPLETFYPAEKYHQDYIAKNPNGYCPDHSTGVRFDQSAQQPSTADNSGLLSGKHILVIDAEDFCPYCKKFKADVADHYQGDIPLHFRFASQLDGLSLKTPTWATPTIILLEDGKEVFGRQGYMSPEQFYLLLGQFKLGKSEAFQVAFEESTDQRFCKQYEIFKNTPDGVFVDKLSGAVLFDTRDRFDSGTGWLSFTKPVDGAVIEKPDNSYGMQRTEIRAKVSGIHLGHVFDDGPNGKPRYCINATVLDFIPR; this is encoded by the coding sequence ATGCGCTTGTCCTCCTGCTTTAACATCCTTATCGGTTTTACCTTGCTGTTTGGCGCCAGTGTACAAGCCGCTCCCGATACCATGCCTGCAACCCGTCATCTGGATAGCCTTGTGGTGGGCGCCGGGTGTTTTTGGGGCGTGGAGAAGCGTTTTGAAGCGATGGAGGGTGTGGTGGATGCGGTATCAGGTTACGCCGACGGTCGCGGCGTGAAACCCACCTATAAAGACATTACCCGACGAGCAAACCAGCATAATCCGGATAACCATGCCGAGGTGGTGCAAATTACCTTTAACCCGGCCGTTATCAGCGCGCAAACCCTGTTGCAGCGCTACTTTGAAATGCACGACCCGACGCAGCTGAACCGTCAGGGCAATGACATTGGTACCCAGTACCGTTCTATTATTTTGACCAACAGTGATCAGCAAGCTGAAGTCGCACAGCAAGTGCTGGCGGCTTACCAGCCGTTACTGACGCAGGCCGGTTACGGCAGCATTACCACGGTGATCAAACCGCTGGAAACCTTTTACCCGGCAGAAAAATACCATCAGGATTACATTGCCAAAAACCCCAATGGTTATTGCCCGGATCATTCCACCGGGGTGCGTTTTGATCAAAGCGCCCAACAGCCATCGACCGCCGACAATAGCGGGCTACTTTCCGGCAAACACATTCTGGTGATTGATGCCGAAGATTTTTGCCCCTACTGCAAAAAATTCAAAGCCGATGTGGCCGACCATTATCAGGGTGATATTCCCCTGCACTTCCGTTTTGCCAGTCAGCTGGACGGGCTGAGTTTGAAAACGCCTACCTGGGCTACGCCGACCATTATTTTGCTGGAAGATGGCAAGGAAGTTTTTGGCCGTCAGGGTTATATGAGCCCGGAACAGTTTTATCTGCTGCTCGGCCAGTTCAAGTTGGGTAAAAGCGAAGCCTTTCAGGTGGCCTTTGAAGAAAGCACCGATCAGCGTTTTTGCAAACAATATGAAATTTTCAAAAATACGCCGGACGGTGTGTTTGTTGACAAGCTGAGTGGTGCGGTGTTGTTTGATACCCGCGACCGTTTTGATTCCGGCACCGGTTGGCTGTCATTTACCAAACCGGTGGATGGCGCTGTGATTGAAAAGCCGGACAATAGCTACGGTATGCAGCGCACTGAAATTCGCGCCAAAGTATCCGGTATTCATTTAGGGCACGTATTTGATGATGGCCCCAACGGTAAGCCGCGTTATTGTATTAATGCTACCGTACTGGATTTTATTCCTCGCTAA
- a CDS encoding aldo/keto reductase — protein MSNDSNANGNFSAEEKPFNRRDFLTNTALIGAGLALSKFSLAGAPHPTGATESTSSKVNHTIKTRKLGALEVSAMGAGCMSISANYGPPADKHQGIQVIRRAYEKGVTFFDTAEVYGPFTNETLVGEALAPFRDKIVIATKFGFDLEKGGLNSRPEHIKKVVDASLTRLKTDRIDLYYQHRVDPSVPIEDVAGAIKDLIQQGKVLHFGLSEASARTIRRAHAIQPVAAVQTEYSLMNRDPENNGVLAVCEELGIGFVPWGPMGMGYLTGTIDANTQLDAATDLRAGFERFTPENLAANKPIIDVLKIFSEKKNATPAQFALAWLMAQKPWIVPIPGTRNPNHLDENLGAVHIALTATELQEIDTAFSKLTVHGGRMSKMQMERVES, from the coding sequence ATGAGCAACGATAGCAATGCGAATGGCAATTTTTCAGCAGAAGAAAAACCCTTCAACCGCCGCGATTTTCTGACCAATACCGCGTTGATAGGTGCGGGCCTGGCGCTCAGCAAATTTTCATTAGCTGGCGCCCCGCACCCGACGGGCGCAACCGAAAGCACCAGCAGTAAAGTTAACCACACCATAAAAACGCGCAAGTTGGGTGCGCTGGAAGTTTCTGCAATGGGCGCAGGCTGTATGAGCATCAGTGCCAACTACGGCCCACCGGCCGATAAACATCAGGGCATTCAAGTCATTCGCAGAGCCTATGAAAAAGGCGTCACCTTTTTTGATACTGCAGAAGTCTATGGCCCATTTACCAACGAGACGCTTGTCGGTGAAGCCCTTGCTCCCTTTCGCGATAAAATTGTTATCGCCACCAAATTTGGTTTTGATTTGGAAAAGGGGGGTTTGAATAGCCGACCCGAACATATCAAGAAGGTTGTAGATGCATCCCTAACGCGTCTGAAAACAGATCGTATCGATCTTTATTACCAGCATCGCGTTGACCCGAGCGTTCCTATTGAAGATGTGGCCGGTGCGATTAAAGATCTTATCCAGCAAGGCAAAGTGTTGCATTTTGGCCTCTCTGAAGCCAGTGCGCGCACTATTCGCAGGGCGCATGCCATTCAACCGGTTGCCGCCGTACAAACTGAATATTCGCTGATGAATAGAGACCCGGAAAACAATGGTGTGCTTGCTGTTTGCGAAGAACTGGGTATTGGCTTCGTTCCCTGGGGGCCAATGGGCATGGGTTACTTGACGGGAACCATTGATGCCAACACACAGCTTGATGCTGCTACCGACCTTCGCGCAGGTTTTGAACGCTTCACGCCGGAAAACCTGGCAGCCAATAAACCTATTATTGATGTATTGAAAATTTTTTCAGAAAAGAAGAATGCCACACCCGCGCAATTTGCACTGGCCTGGTTAATGGCACAAAAACCCTGGATAGTGCCTATTCCCGGCACTCGCAACCCGAACCATCTTGATGAAAATCTGGGTGCTGTACATATTGCGTTAACAGCAACTGAGCTTCAGGAAATAGATACTGCTTTTTCCAAACTGACAGTACATGGCGGTCGGATGAGTAAAATGCAAATGGAAAGAGTGGAATCCTGA
- the pdxR gene encoding MocR-like pyridoxine biosynthesis transcription factor PdxR has product MSTGQLFKSSQLETVKAWLVNPANAAFPLHVRIQRAIKQLILDGVLTSGKPLPATRALAKSLAVSRDTVETAYGQLHAEGFIERRVGSGSFVSAMAQRSSGRRVKRSIPLENHETALSQRGLAMFRGGGIRNFPAPRPFVQGVPETRNFPLPVWERLERQVLKEYGHLALQAGPPQGMEALRCAVADYINLERGARATPERILILTSSQQAIALCAQVLLDAGDRIFIEDPAYHGARKAFEAAGLECVPIPVDQQGLQVDALRHSPTPARVVFLSPSHQFPTGATLTLDRRLALVEWAAQQKAWIIEDDYDSEFHYAGKPTACVQGMDHYDRTLYVGTFTKSLFPGVRIGYMLLPEVLVEPMTRARTLLDGHSAPIPQLTLARFIEAGHFGAHVRSMRLIYAGRLNLLVQLIEKHLSDYVTPALPDGGMQIPCKLVCDVSEQAVIDGARRAGIDLFGLTGLYAAAKPQAGFLLGFAAYTPMELEAAVKSLARVFRDLLR; this is encoded by the coding sequence ATGAGTACCGGCCAATTGTTCAAGTCATCCCAACTGGAAACGGTAAAAGCCTGGCTGGTTAACCCTGCCAATGCGGCGTTTCCGTTGCATGTAAGAATTCAGCGGGCGATAAAGCAGCTGATTCTCGATGGGGTGCTTACTTCGGGAAAGCCCTTGCCTGCCACCCGCGCCCTGGCGAAATCGCTGGCGGTTTCGCGGGATACGGTAGAAACGGCCTATGGCCAGTTGCATGCGGAGGGTTTTATTGAGCGGCGCGTGGGCAGCGGCAGTTTTGTTTCTGCGATGGCCCAGCGTTCGTCCGGGCGGCGGGTGAAGCGTTCCATTCCGCTGGAGAACCACGAAACCGCGTTAAGCCAACGCGGCCTGGCGATGTTTCGCGGTGGTGGTATTCGCAATTTCCCGGCGCCCCGCCCTTTTGTGCAGGGCGTACCGGAAACGCGTAATTTTCCGTTGCCGGTGTGGGAGCGTCTGGAGCGGCAGGTATTAAAAGAGTATGGCCACCTGGCATTGCAGGCCGGGCCGCCACAAGGTATGGAGGCGCTGCGTTGTGCGGTAGCGGATTACATCAACCTTGAGCGCGGCGCGCGGGCAACGCCAGAGCGCATTTTGATTTTAACCAGCTCGCAACAGGCTATCGCTTTGTGCGCCCAGGTGTTGCTGGATGCCGGTGATCGCATTTTTATAGAAGACCCGGCTTACCACGGTGCGCGAAAAGCTTTTGAAGCCGCCGGGCTGGAGTGCGTTCCGATTCCGGTTGATCAACAGGGTTTGCAGGTGGATGCGCTTCGCCATTCGCCAACGCCCGCCAGGGTGGTGTTTTTAAGCCCGTCGCACCAGTTTCCTACCGGAGCAACGTTGACGCTGGATCGACGTTTGGCATTGGTCGAATGGGCGGCGCAACAAAAAGCCTGGATTATTGAAGACGATTACGACAGTGAGTTTCACTATGCCGGCAAGCCGACCGCGTGTGTTCAGGGCATGGACCATTACGACCGCACCCTTTACGTGGGCACGTTTACCAAGTCGCTATTTCCCGGTGTGCGTATAGGTTATATGTTGTTGCCCGAGGTGCTGGTCGAGCCGATGACCCGCGCCCGTACTTTGCTGGACGGACACAGCGCGCCGATTCCGCAATTAACACTCGCCCGTTTTATCGAGGCCGGTCATTTTGGTGCTCATGTGCGCAGCATGCGGCTCATTTACGCCGGGCGCTTGAACCTATTGGTGCAACTGATTGAAAAGCACCTTTCGGATTACGTTACGCCAGCTTTGCCGGATGGCGGTATGCAAATCCCCTGCAAATTGGTGTGTGACGTTTCCGAGCAGGCTGTGATTGATGGCGCCCGCCGCGCCGGGATAGACCTGTTCGGATTAACCGGGCTTTACGCCGCCGCCAAACCGCAAGCCGGTTTTTTATTGGGCTTCGCGGCTTACACACCCATGGAATTGGAAGCCGCCGTCAAGTCACTCGCCAGAGTGTTTCGTGATTTGCTGCGATAA
- a CDS encoding heme-degrading domain-containing protein yields the protein MNNDILNELLAQEDELQLHYFNNDTAWELGNLIKAAADKTAAPIAVEVYAFEHVLFSYFMPGTNKDNHDWIKRKRQSVMRFSHSSYYQGQYNALKNRNFELIPHLDPKEYCAHGGSFPIRLKNSGLIGAVTVSGLAQEIDHQMAIDAMRIIVGEQKRGS from the coding sequence ATGAACAACGATATTTTAAATGAGTTATTAGCCCAGGAAGATGAGCTCCAACTTCATTACTTCAACAACGACACAGCTTGGGAATTGGGCAATTTGATTAAAGCTGCTGCCGATAAAACGGCGGCGCCAATTGCTGTTGAAGTTTATGCTTTTGAGCATGTGTTGTTCAGTTACTTTATGCCGGGCACCAATAAAGACAATCACGATTGGATAAAACGTAAACGCCAGTCCGTTATGCGCTTTAGCCACAGTTCTTACTATCAGGGGCAATATAACGCGCTCAAAAATCGTAACTTTGAGTTAATCCCCCATCTGGACCCCAAAGAGTATTGCGCCCACGGCGGTTCATTTCCCATTCGCCTTAAAAACAGTGGTTTGATCGGCGCGGTAACGGTATCCGGTTTGGCACAGGAAATTGATCACCAGATGGCGATAGATGCCATGCGGATTATTGTGGGGGAGCAAAAAAGGGGAAGTTAA
- a CDS encoding benzoate/H(+) symporter BenE family transporter — translation MYSYLEKPKRSFDLLHPAIAALMTVIVNYGGTFVLVFQAASMAGLSAELTASWVWASSIGVGLTCILLSWRTREPIITAWSTPAAAFLIIALPTISYAEAIGAYLISAALFIALGLSGYFEKVIRLIPPGIAAGLLAGILLQFGIGAFAAVNIEPLLVILMIASYLILRRVAGRYAVAGMMVAGLMWLMLQNRLDLSGIQLAIATPVFTAPAFSWNALLSVALPLFLITLTGQYIPGMLVLRNDGYKTSANPILTVTGLGSLLFAPFGSHAMNIAAITAAICTGKEAHQDPGKRWIAGVIAGVFYILVGIFGVTLATLFMAFPAAFIAALAGIALIGTISSSLTAAIADPASREASLITFLVTAANITLFGIGGAFWGLLIGLAAHVLLTATLSKKLKSE, via the coding sequence ATGTACAGCTATTTGGAAAAACCTAAACGGTCATTTGATCTGTTACACCCCGCCATCGCCGCGTTAATGACCGTTATCGTCAATTACGGCGGCACCTTTGTGCTGGTATTTCAAGCTGCCAGCATGGCAGGGCTGTCTGCGGAATTAACCGCGTCCTGGGTATGGGCGTCATCGATTGGTGTGGGGCTGACCTGCATTTTGCTGAGCTGGCGCACCCGCGAACCGATCATTACCGCCTGGTCTACCCCGGCAGCTGCGTTTCTGATTATTGCTTTGCCAACCATTTCCTACGCGGAAGCCATCGGCGCTTATTTGATATCCGCCGCGCTGTTTATCGCGCTGGGGCTGAGCGGTTATTTCGAAAAAGTGATCCGGCTGATTCCGCCCGGCATCGCCGCCGGTTTGCTCGCCGGTATTTTGTTGCAGTTTGGTATCGGTGCCTTTGCTGCCGTAAACATTGAACCACTGTTGGTGATATTGATGATTGCCAGCTACCTGATATTACGGCGGGTTGCAGGTCGTTACGCGGTGGCAGGCATGATGGTCGCGGGGCTGATGTGGCTAATGCTGCAAAACCGGCTGGATTTATCCGGCATTCAACTGGCCATAGCAACACCGGTTTTTACGGCACCGGCTTTTTCGTGGAATGCACTGTTAAGTGTGGCACTGCCATTATTTTTGATAACGCTGACCGGCCAGTACATTCCCGGCATGCTGGTACTGCGCAATGACGGCTATAAAACCAGCGCCAACCCGATTTTGACCGTTACCGGCCTCGGCTCTTTGTTATTCGCGCCCTTTGGTTCCCACGCCATGAATATTGCCGCGATTACCGCTGCCATTTGCACCGGCAAGGAAGCCCATCAGGACCCTGGCAAGCGCTGGATAGCCGGTGTTATTGCCGGTGTGTTTTACATACTGGTGGGAATATTCGGCGTAACTCTGGCGACCTTGTTTATGGCATTCCCTGCCGCGTTTATTGCAGCGCTGGCTGGTATTGCCTTGATCGGTACCATCTCCAGCAGCCTGACCGCCGCCATCGCTGACCCGGCCTCTCGTGAAGCCTCGCTGATTACGTTTTTGGTTACCGCTGCCAATATCACCTTGTTCGGTATCGGCGGCGCTTTTTGGGGCTTGCTTATCGGCCTCGCTGCGCACGTTTTATTAACTGCAACCTTGTCAAAAAAACTGAAAAGTGAGTAA
- a CDS encoding AraC family transcriptional regulator, translating to MTMDAELLARAVLKIAHQDGDYLTQIPALRVYRRSQVSAPMPCIYGLGLGIAVQGAKRVTLGSDIFDYSVNQSLVTSIDVPVVAHVTQASVDEPYLGVWLDLDARVISQLVSEMEFVRDLKPGSARALSVVDLDKNLLDALCRLIRLLDEPALLPTLAPLIQQEITLRLLHGAHGPILRHLVTIGSPGQQVARVISWLKLNFTQDVLVDDLAAKAHMSASTFRQHFRAVTGMSPLQYIKNLRLQEARQLMMNDSLDASSAAVQVGYESASQFSREYTRLFGAPPLRDVKNFRVGDIAGK from the coding sequence ATGACGATGGACGCTGAATTGTTAGCCCGTGCTGTACTTAAAATTGCTCACCAGGATGGTGATTACCTGACGCAAATACCTGCGCTACGGGTGTATCGCCGCAGTCAGGTATCGGCACCTATGCCGTGTATTTATGGTTTGGGTTTGGGCATTGCTGTGCAGGGGGCAAAGAGGGTCACTTTGGGCAGCGACATTTTCGATTACAGTGTCAATCAATCGCTGGTTACATCCATTGATGTGCCGGTAGTGGCGCACGTTACTCAGGCCAGTGTTGATGAGCCTTATCTTGGCGTTTGGCTGGATCTTGATGCGCGGGTAATTTCCCAACTGGTGTCTGAAATGGAGTTCGTCCGTGATTTGAAACCGGGTAGTGCCCGCGCCTTGTCCGTGGTTGATCTGGATAAGAACTTGCTGGATGCATTGTGCCGGTTGATTCGTCTTCTGGATGAACCGGCTTTGTTGCCAACCCTGGCGCCGCTTATTCAGCAGGAAATTACCCTGCGCTTATTGCATGGCGCGCACGGGCCAATACTGCGACACCTGGTTACTATCGGTTCACCCGGCCAACAAGTTGCCCGCGTCATTTCCTGGTTGAAATTAAACTTTACGCAAGATGTGTTGGTAGATGATCTGGCAGCCAAAGCGCATATGAGTGCCTCCACTTTTCGCCAGCATTTTCGTGCAGTAACCGGTATGAGCCCGCTGCAATACATTAAAAATTTGCGCTTGCAGGAAGCGCGACAATTGATGATGAACGACAGCCTTGACGCAAGCAGCGCGGCGGTACAAGTCGGCTACGAAAGCGCCTCCCAATTCAGCCGTGAATACACCCGATTATTTGGCGCGCCGCCGTTGCGCGATGTGAAAAATTTTCGCGTGGGTGATATCGCCGGTAAATAG